The Sesamum indicum cultivar Zhongzhi No. 13 linkage group LG2, S_indicum_v1.0, whole genome shotgun sequence genome contains a region encoding:
- the LOC105177201 gene encoding E3 ubiquitin-protein ligase UPL2 isoform X2, translating into MASIRSSLPSRLRQLLSSEGAIGPSVKLDAEPPPRVKAFVDKVIQCPLQDIAIPLSGFRWEYGKGNFHHWRPLFLHFDTYFKTYLSCRKDLLLSDDILGDASPFPKQAVLQILRVMQIILENCHNKSSFSGLEHFKLLLASTDPEILIAALEALSALVKITPSKLHASGKLVGCGSVNSCLLSLAQGWGSKEEGLGLYSCVTLHERTHEDGLCLFPSEIQNDSDKLQYRIGSTLYFELRGTSTSVPEASDSTISSGMRVIHLPDIQLREEDDLSLMKFCVQQYNVPLELRFPLLTRIRYARAFRSSRICRLYSKICLLAFVVLVQSSDSHDELVSFLANEPEYTNELIRIVRSEEIISGTIRTLAMTALGAQLAAYSASHERARILSGSSISFAGGNRMILLNVLQRAIMSLNSSADMSSVAFVEALLQFYLLHVISSSSTGSVVRGSGMVPTFLPLLEDSDPTRLHLVCLAVKTLQKLMDYSNTAVTLFRDLGGVELLVHRLQIEVHRVIDFAGSNDNSMVIGECSKNNGDQLYIQKRLVRVLLKALGSATYATNSTRLQNSYDVSLTPTLLMIFSNKEKFGGEIYSSAVTLMSEMIHKDPTCFNILYDLGLPTAFLSSVVAGVLPSPKAITCIPNGLGAICLNSKGLEAVKDSSALRFIVDIFTDRKYVMAMNEGIVPLANAVEELLRHVSSLRGAGVDLIIEIINKTALHGSTKCTGSLGKLDGGDAMEMDSLESEDKDNLGGCPQVGAEDWLVQGISDEQCMQLCIFHVMVLIHRTMENSETCRLFVEKSGIEALLKLLLRPSITQSSEGMSIALHSTMVFKCFTQHHSTPLARAICSSLRTHLRETLTGISGMSGSFLLDPRASPDPHIFSSLSLVEFLLFLAASKDSRWVTAMLTEFGNGNKDVLEDIGRIHREVLWQIALLEDTKAEAEDGSNGSASRQSELGINDTEDARLNSFRQFLDPLLRRQTSGWSFESQFFDLINLYRDLTRSSSLNQRQIVDTPSNLRLEASQEQHQSGSSDLTDSTATKDDDNQRSYHQSCCDMVRSLSIHIAHLFQELGKVMLLPSRRRDDMLNVSPPSKSVASTFASVAMDHMNFGGHVNSSGSEASVSTKCRYFGKVIEFIDGVLLDKPDSCNPVILNCLYGRGVIQTILTTFEATSQLPFAISRAPASPMETDEGRQNEVEDTDRLWIYGPSASYGKLMDHLVTSSFILSPFNKHLLTQPLVNGDIPFPRDAETFVKILQSMVLKAVLPVWTHPRFPECSYEFITTVVNIFRHIFSGVEVRNAGSNVGRVAGPPPNESAISTIVEMGFSRARAEEALRQVGSNSVELAMEWLFSHSEETQEDDELARALAMSLGNSASDTKEDVTNETTQTIEEELVQLPPVDELLSTCRRLLQMKETLAFPVRDLLVMICSQNEGQERPRVVSFIIEQVKLCGSVFDSGNQKVLSAFFHVLALVLNEDAAAREIASKSGLVKVASDLLQLWSCSDDQETSQVPKWVTSAFVAIDRLAQLDTKLNADMLELLKKNDTGNQTSLVIDEDKQSKVHTSFETHSKNLDLQEQKRLIEIACACIKKLLPSETMHAVLQLCSTLTRTHAVAVSFLDAGGLHLLLSLPASSLFVGFDNVAAVIIRHIVEDSQTLQQAMESEIRHSFSTAANRQSSGRVTARNFLSNLSSLVQRDPIIFMQAAKSVCQVEMVGERPYIVLIKDRDKDKCKEKEKEREKTEEKEKQQTNDGKVGIGNTISVPPGSGHGKLLDANSKNSKIHRKPPQSFLSVIDLLLDSIISFIPPPLEDESVSKVGSSSTDMEIDVSASKGKGKAVVALSAANEVNNQESSVSMAKVIFLLKLMTEILLMYSSSVHILVRKDAEVCSYRGSTQRGATACCTGGIFHHVLYKFLPHAKNHRKERKTEVDWRHKLASKANQFLVASCVRSTEARKRIFTEISNVFNDFVDCFDGFKVPRVDIQAVTELLNDVLAARSPTGSYISAEASVTFIEVGLVQSLTRTLRVLDLDHTDSPKVVTGILKVLESVTKEHVHAFESINGRGELLLKSTDPGQPGEGNGGNSHTTEATTHGSENLLPTEPIESSRTIQNYGGSETVTDDMEHDQDIDGGFAAAEDDFMQENAEDTRNLESGLDTVGIRFEIRPSVQGNLDEDEDEDDDEMSGDEGDEVDEDEDEDADDEHNDIEEDEAHHLPHPDTDQDDHEIDEDEFDEEVMEEDEDEEDDEDGVIVRLGEGMNGVNVFDHIEVLGRDSISNETFHVMPVEIFGSRRQGRTTSIYNLLGRSGDSSAPSQHPLLVEPPPSLNAENDRDAYLDRNSEGSSSRLDSFFRSLRNGRQGHRFNLLANDGQLSGGSNSSVIPQGLEELLVSSLRRPSSEKSPDNTTVIESQSKNEVSPSPEFPGTTTENHGSVGGSDAPPPSSAILNSSRSSDSAPPTNDSGQGTETSGRPPQSVEIQYDHADVLRDVEAVSQESSGSGATLGESLRSLDVEIGSADGHDDGGDRQSGADTRIRRVNPLFGNNASIAGRDASLHSVTEVSEDPIREADQSGPPEEEQRNRDTESIDPAFLDALPEELRAEVLSAQPSEAPQSQNPEPQNNGDIDPEFLAALPPDIREEVLAQQRAQRLHQSQELEGQPVEMDTVSIIATFPSDIREEVLLTSSDAILANLTPALVAEANMLRERFARRYNQTLFGIYPRNRRGESSRRGDGLDRVGGVLSRRSMGIKPVEADGSPLVDTEGLKALIRLLRVVQPLYKSEQRLLLNLCAHAETRIDMLKILMDLLMLDKKNSDTDLNATEPPYRLYACQSHVMYSRPQCFDGVPPLVSRRALETLTYLARNHPLVAKLLLELRLPQLILKESPNSDDKRGKSVMLLDEDMVEKNHPEGQASFTMLLGLLNQSLYLRSIAHLEQLLNLLDVIIDNAERKSNSSRDPGASGSEQPTGPLVSTSGSEMKVVSSAASGEGVLTIKASSSVGEQNARTVLNNLPKPELQLLCSLLAREGLSDNAYALVAEVLRKLVAIAPIHCHLFIAELAGSVQSLTKSATEELRIFGDIEKALLSTSTHGAPVLRVLQALSSLVVLLLDKDKKQQILPDTEHTAALSLVWDINAALEPLWQELSNCISKIESYSDMVPDLSSSSVKPSNSVPQLPPGTQNVLPYIESFFVTCEKLHPGQSGAGHDLGITAVSDIDEAAASASQQKMPGHAVKVDEKNAAFVKFSEKHRKLLNAFVRQNPGLLEKSFSLMLKVPRFIDFDNKRSHFRAKIKHQHDHHHSPLRISVRRAYILEDSYNQLRMRSAQDLKGRLTVHFQGEEGIDAGGLTREWYQLLSRVIFDKGALLFTTVGNESTFQPNPNSVYQTEHLSYFKFVGRVVGKALFDGQLLDVHFTRSFYKHILGVKVTYHDIEAIDPDYFKNLKWMLENDISDILDLTFSIDADEEKLILYERAQVTDYELIPGGRNIRVTEENKHQYVDLVAEHRLTTAIRPQINAFMDGFNELIPRDLISIFNDKELELLISGLPDIDLDDMRANTEYSGYSAASPAIQWFWEVVQGFSKEDKARLLQFVTGTSKVPLEGFSALQGISGSQKFQIHKAYGSPDHLPSAHTCFNQLDLPEYPSKQRLEERLLLAIHEANEGFGFG; encoded by the exons ATGGCGAGTATAAGATCGAGCTTGCCGTCGAGGCTTCGGCAACTCCTCTCTAGTGAAGGAGCAATTGGTCCCTCTGTTAAACTTGATGCCGAACCT CCTCCAAGGGTAAAGGCTTTTGTCGACAAGGTGATCCAATGCCCATTACAGGATATAGCAATACCTCTCTCTGGTTTTCGCTGGGAGTATGGCAAG GGGAACTTTCACCATTGGAGACCTCTATTTCTACATTTTGACACATACTTCAAGACATACTTATCTTGTAGAAAGGACCTCCTTTTATCAGATGACATTTTAGGAGATGCGAGCCCATTCCCAAAGCAGGCAGTTTTACAAATTCTCAGAGTTATGCAAATCATCCTAGAAAATTGTCACAACAAGAGTTCTTTTAGTGGTTTAGAG CATTTCAAGCTCTTGCTTGCTTCAACAGATCCTGAAATTCTTATAGCAGCTTTAGAGGCTCTTTCCGCGCTTGTGAAAATAACCCCATCGAAACTCCACGCCAGTGGCAAGCTAGTTGGATGTGGGTCAGTGAACAGTTGTCTTTTATCCCTTGCACAAGGGTGGGGCAGCAAAGAAGAAGGCCTGGGTTTGTATTCATGTGTTACTCTACATGAGAGGACACACGAGGATGGATTATGCTTGTTTCCATCTGAGATACAAAATGATTCTGACAAGTTGCAGTATCGCATAGGATCAACGCTTTATTTTGAGTTGCGTGGCACTTCTACAAGTGTTCCAGAAGCCAGCGATAGTACAATTTCTTCTGGGATGAGGGTGATTCACCTCCCTGATATTCAATTACGTGAAGAGGATGACCTATCACTTATGAAGTTTTGTGTGCAGCAGTATAATGTGCCTTTGGAACTCAGGTTTCCATTATTAACCAGAATCAGATATGCACGTGCATTCCGTTCCTCCAGAATATGCAGGCTTTACAGCAAGATTTGTCTTCTTGCTTTCGTTGTGCTTGTACAGTCCAGTGATTCACATGATgaacttgtttcttttcttgctaATGAGCCAGAATAcacaaatgaattaattagaattgtgAGGTCTGAAGAAATCATTTCTGGAACCATAAGAACACTAGCAATGACTGCTTTGGGGGCCCAGTTAGCCGCATATTCAGCATCTCATGAAAGGGCGCGTATATTGAGTGGATCGAGCATCAGTTTTGCAGGTGGTAATCGGATGATTCTCCTTAATGTATTGCAAAGGGCAATTATGTCACTCAACAGTTCAGCTGATATGTCATCTGTTGCCTTTGTTGAAGCACTTTTGCAGTTTTACTTGTTGCATGTCATATCTTCTTCAAGTACTGGAAGTGTTGTTAGGGGATCTGGGATGGTACCTACCTTTTTACCCCTTCTAGAAGATTCGGATCCAACTCGCCTGCACCTTGTCTGTTTAGCTGTGAAAACTCTACAAAAACTCATGGACTACAGCAATACAGCAGTCACTCTTTTCAGAGATTTGGGTGGAGTGGAGCTTTTGGTTCATAGATTGCAGATTGAAGTGCATAGAGTGATTGACTTTGCTGGGTCTAACGATAACTCTATGGTCATTGGCGAATGTTCTAAAAACAATGGTGATCAGTTATACATACAGAAGAGGCTGGTcagggttttattaaaggCACTTGGTTCCGCCACCTATGCTACAAATTCTACGAGATTACAGAATTCGTATGATGTTTCTTTGACTCCAACTTTGTTAATGATTTTCAGTAACAAGGAAAAATTTGGAGGTGAGATTTACTCCTCAGCTGTGACTCTTATGAGTGAGATGATTCACAAAGATCCAAcgtgttttaatattttgtatgacTTGGGTCTTCCTACTGCATTTCTATCATCAGTGGTGGCTGGCGTACTTCCTTCTCCGAAAGCGATTACATGTATTCCCAATGGTCTTGGGGCTATTTGTCTCAACTCCAAGGGCCTCGAGGCTGTGAAGGATTCTTCTGCTTTGCGCTTCATTGTTGACATTTTTACAGACAGGAAGTATGTGATGGCTATGAATGAAGGTATTGTTCCTTTGGCAAATGCTGTGGAAGAGCTGTTGCGGCATGTCTCCTCATTGAGAGGTGCTGGGGTTGAtctaataattgaaataattaataagacTGCGTTGCATGGGAGCACTAAGTGCACTGGTTCATTGGGAAAACTTGATGGAGGTGATGCAATGGAAATGGATTCTTTGGAATCTGAAGACAAGGACAACTTAGGTGGCTGTCCTCAAGTTGGTGCAGAGGATTGGTTGGTTCAAGGTATCAGTGATGAGCAATGCATGCAGCTTTGCATCTTTCATGTGATGGTACTTATTCACAGGACAATGGAGAATTCTGAAACATGTCGGTTATTTGTAGAAAAATCAGGTATTGAAGCTTTACTGAAGCTTCTTTTACGCCCAAGTATTACTCAATCATCTGAGGGGATGTCCATAGCTTTGCATAGCACTATGGTATTCAAGTGTTTTACACAGCATCATTCTACTCCTCTGGCTCGGGCTATCTGTTCTTCACTGCGCACTCATTTGAGAGAAACTTTGACTGGGATCAGTGGCATGTCTGGATCCTTTCTGCTGGACCCTAGGGCCAGTCCAGAccctcatatattttcttctctctcccttGTTGAATTCCTCTTATTTCTTGCTGCCTCGAAAGACAGTCGGTGGGTAACTGCAATGCTTACTGAATTCGGTAATGGGAATAAAGATGTTTTGGAAGATATTGGCCGTATTCATCGTGAGGTTCTATGGCAGATTGCCTTGCTTGAAGACACTAAGGCTGAAGCAGAGGATGGATCTAATGGTAGTGCTTCACGGCAGTCTGAATTGGGGATTAATGATACTGAAGATGCCAGGTTGAACTCTTTCAGGCAGTTTCTTGATCCTTTACTCAGAAGGCAAACTTCTGGATGGAGCTTTGAGTCCCAGTTTTTTGACCTTATAAATTTGTATCGTGATCTCACTCGTTCTTCGAGTCTTAATCAACGACAGATTGTTGATACCCCTTCAAACTTGCGTCTTGAAGCTAGTCAGGAACAACACCAGTCTGGTTCTTCTGATTTGACAGATTCCACTGCTACAAAGGATGATGACAATCAGAGGTCATACCATCAATCTTGTTGTGATATGGTAAGATCATTGTCAATTCATATTGCCCATTTGTTTCAAGAGTTGGGAAAGGTGATGCTCCTTCCATCTCGGAGGAGGGATGATATGCTAAATGTGTCTCCTCCTTCAAAATCGGTGGCTTCTACCTTTGCTTCTGTAGCTATGGATCACATGAATTTTGGGGGACATGTAAATTCATCTGGATCCGAGGCTTCTGTTTCAACTAAATGTCGCTACTTTGGCAAGGTTATTGAGTTCATTGATGGTGTTCTTTTGGACAAACCTGACTCATGCAATCCTGTTATACTGAATTGCTTATATGGACGAGGAGTTATTCAAACTATCTTGACCACATTTGAGGCAACCAGTCAATTGCCTTTTGCCATCAGTAGAGCGCCTGCCTCTCCTATGGAGACAGATGAAGGGAGGCAAAATGAAGTTGAAGACACAGATCGCTTGTGGATTTATGGACCCTCAGCTAGCTATGGTAAACTTATGGATCACTTGGTGACTTCATCTTTTATTCTATCACCATTCAACAAACATTTGCTTACCCAGCCTCTAGTAAATGGGGATATTCCATTTCCTCGGGATGCAGAAACGTTTGTAAAAATTCTTCAGTCCATGGTTCTGAAGGCTGTACTTCCTGTTTGGACCCACCCACGGTTCCCTGAATGCAGTTATGAGTTCATTACAACAGTTGTCAACATTTTCAGGCACATTTTCTCTGGGGTGGAAGTGAGAAATGCCGGGAGTAATGTGGGTCGTGTGGCTGGTCCTCCTCCAAATGAATCAGCTATTTCCACAATAGTAGAGATGGGGTTTTCCAGGGCAAGAGCAGAAGAGGCATTGAGGCAGGTTGGTTCAAATAGCGTGGAACTTGCAATGGAGTGGTTGTTCTCACATTCTGAGGAAACCCAAGAGGATGATGAACTTGCTCGAGCACTTGCAATGTCTCTTGGAAACTCTGCATCAGACACCAAGGAAGATGTCACAAATGAAACCACTCAAACTATTGAAGAGGAATTGGTGCAACTCCCTCCAGTTGATGAGCTGTTGTCAACATGCAGGAGACTTCTGCAAATGAAAGAGACTTTAGCTTTCCCTGTTAGGGATCTGCTTGTGATGATTTGCTCACAAAATGAGGGCCAGGAAAGGCCAAGAGTTGTTTCATTTATCATCGAGCAAGTGAAGCTTTGTGGTAGTGTATTTGACAGTGGGAACCAGAAAGTACTGTCTGCCTTTTTTCATGTTCTTGCTTTAGTTCTTAACGAAGACGCAGCAGCACGAGAAATAGCTTCAAAAAGTGGTTTGGTTAAAGTTGCATCAGATCTTCTCCAACTGTGGAGTTGTTCTGATGACCAAGAAACATCCCAAGTTCCGAAATGGGTGACTTCAGCTTTTGTTGCTATTGATAGACTTGCTCAATTGGATACAAAACTAAATGCTGATATGTTAGAACTTCTTAAGAAGAATGATACAGGCAATCAAACTTCTCTTGTTATTGATGAAGATAAGCAGAGCAAAGTGCACACCTCTTTTGAGACACACTCGAAGAATTTAGATTTGCAGGAGCAAAAGAGACTTATTGAAATAGCTTGTGCTTGCATCAAAAAGCTATTGCCCTCTGAAACAATGCATGCTGTTTTGCAGCTCTGTTCTACTCTCACTAGAACTCATGCCGTTGCTGTTAGTTTTCTGGATGCTGGTGGTCTGCATTTGCTTCTGTCCTTGCCAGCAAGTAGCTTGTTTGTTGGCTTTGACAATGTTGCAGCTGTTATAATACGCCACATCGTTGAAGATTCCCAAACCCTTCAGCAAGCAATGGAGTCTGAGATACGGCATAGTTTTTCAACTGCTGCTAACCGGCAGTCTAGTGGAAGGGTTACTGCACGTAATTTTCTATCCAATTTAAGTTCACTTGTTCAACGtgatccaatcatttttaTGCAAGCTGCTAAATCTGTGTGTCAAGTTGAGATGGTGGGTGAGAGGCCTTATATTGTACTAATAAAAGATCGCGATAAGGACAAATgcaaagagaaggaaaaagagagagagaagacgGAGGAGAAGGAGAAACAACAAACTAATGATGGGAAGGTAGGCATTGGCAATACAATTTCAGTGCCTCCTGGTAGTGGACATGGGAAGCTTCTTGATGCAAATTCTAAAAACTCCAAAATACACAGAAAACCTCCCCAGagttttctaagtgtaattgaTCTTCTGTTGGATTCAATAATATCTTTCATACCTCCTCCTTTGGAAGATGAATCTGTCAGCAAGGTTGGCTCATCATCAACAGATATGGAAATTGATGTTTCTGCGAGTAAAGGTAAAGGAAAGGCTGTTGTTGCTCTATCTGCTGCAAATGAAGTCAACAATCAAGAATCCTCTGTGTCGATGGCAAAGGtgatatttcttttgaagCTGATGACAGAGATTCTTTTAATGTACAGTTCATCAGTTCATATTCTTGTACGAAAAGATGCCGAAGTTTGCAGCTACAGGGGAAGTACTCAGCGAGGTGCCACTGCTTGCTGCACTGGTGGGATCTTTCACCATGTTCTTTACAAATTTCTTCCACATGCTAAAAATCAtaggaaggaaagaaaaacgGAAGTGGACTGGCGCCATAAACTAGCTAGTAAAGCCAACCAGTTTCTGGTGGCGTCCTGTGTGCGGTCAACTGAGGCGAGGAAAAGAATCTTCACGGAGATCAGTAATGTATTCAATGATTTTGTTGATTGTTTTGACGGATTTAAGGTGCCTAGAGTTGATATTCAGGCTGTTACTGAGTTGCTTAATGATGTGCTGGCTGCTCGGTCACCGACAGGTTCATACATATCTGCCGAAGCTTCTGTTACTTTCATAGAAGTTGGCCTAGTTCAGTCGCTCACCCGCACGCTTCGTGTTTTGGACCTGGATCACACTGATTCCCCGAAGGTTGTCACTGGCATTCTGAAAGTTCTGGAGTCAGTGACCAAGGAACATGTCCATGCATTTGAGTCTATTAATGGAAGAGGGGAACTATTGCTAAAATCTACTGATCCTGGTCAGCCTGGGGAAGGAAATGGTGGTAACTCGCACACAACAGAAGCAACAACTCATGGCAGCGAAAATTTATTGCCAACTGAACCCATTGAGTCATCTCGCACTATTCAGAACTATGGTGGTTCTGAAACTGTCACTGATGATATGGAGCATGACCAGGATATTGATGGGGGCTTTGCTGCTGCTGAAGATGATTTCATGCAGGAAAATGCCGAGGACACAAGGAATCTTGAAAGTGGCCTTGACACGGTAGGGATAAGATTTGAAATTCGGCCTAGTGTACAAGGGAATcttgatgaagatgaagacgAAGATGACGATGAGATGTCCGGTGATGAAGGGGATGAGgttgatgaagatgaagatgaagatgctGATGATGAACACAATGATATTGAAGAAGATGAAGCCCATCACCTCCCACACCCAGATACAGATCAAGATGACCATGAAATTGATGAAGATGAGTTTGATGAGGAGGTGATGGAAGAGGATGAAGACGAAGAGGATGATGAGGATGGTGTTATAGTGCGACTTGGTGAAGGAATGAATGGAGTAAATGTATTCGATCACATAGAGGTTTTGGGCAGAGATAGCATATCCAATGAGACTTTTCATGTTATGCCAGTTGAAATATTTGGCTCCAGACGCCAAGGGCGAACTACATCCATCTATAATCTTCTAGGGAGAAGTGGTGATAGCAGTGCCCCTTCCCAGCATCCCCTTTTGGTGGAACCACCACCTTCATTAAATGCAG AGAATGATCGAGATGCTTACCTTGATAGGAACTCTGAGGGTTCCTCATCacgtttggattcatttttcCGGTCGCTCCGGAATGGACGCCAAGGACATCGGTTTAACTTGTTGGCGAATGATGGCCAGCTAAGTGGTGGATCAAACTCATCTGTTATTCCCCAAGGTCTTGAGGAATTACTTGTCTCCAGCTTGAGGCGGCCCTCCTCTGAGAAATCCCCTGACAATACTACAGTGATTGAGTCCCAAAGTAAAAATGAAGTCTCTCCATCTCCTGAGTTTCCTGGTACTACAACTGAAAATCATGGTAGCGTTGGAGGGAGTGACGCACCTCCTCCCTCTTCAGCAATACTGAACAGCTCCAGGAGTAGTGATAGTGCACCTCCTACAAATGATTCTGGTCAGGGAACAGAAACATCAGGTAGACCACCTCAGTCTGTTGAAATTCAATATGACCATGCTGATGTATTGCGTGATGTTGAAGCAGTGAGCCAAGAGAGTAGTGGAAGTGGAGCAACTTTAGGAGAGAGCTTACGGAGTCTAGATGTTGAAATTGGAAGTGCTGATGGCCATGATGATGGTGGAGACAGACAAAGTGGTGCTGATACTCGGATAAGGAGAGTTAATCCTTTATTTGGTAATAATGCATCAATAGCTGGGAGAGATGCATCACTCCACAGTGTCACTGAAGTTTCAGAAGATCCAATTCGAGAAGCAGATCAAAGTGGCCCCCCTGAGGAAGAGCAACGTAATCGTGACACTGAATCTATCGATCCTGCTTTTCTTGATGCACTTCCTGAGGAGTTGCGTGCTGAGGTTCTTTCTGCTCAACCGAGTGAAGCTCCACAGTCACAAAATCCTGAGCCACAAAATAATGGGGATATAGATCCAGAATTTCTTGCAGCACTTCCGCCTGACATCCGTGAAGAAGTTCTGGCACAACAAAGGGCTCAAAGGCTGCATCAGTCCCAAGAGTTGGAAGGTCAACCTGTTGAAATGGATACTGTCTCAATAATTGCCACTTTTCCTTCAGACATACGGGAAGAG GTTCTTCTAACTTCTTCTGATGCTATTCTTGCGAACTTGACACCTGCGCTTGTTGCTGAGGCAAACATGTTGCGCGAAAGGTTTGCACGTAGATATAATCAAACTCTGTTTGGCATATATCCTCGAAACCGTAGGGGTGAGTCTTCTAGGCGAGGTGATGGCTTGGATAGAGTTGGTGGTGTCCTCTCACGTCGATCTATGGGTATTAAACCAGTTGAGGCGGATGGTTCCCCTTTAGTTGACACAGAAGGTTTGAAAGCATTGATTCGGTTGCTTCGTGTAGTTCAG CCACTTTATAAAAGTGAACAAAGACTCCTCTTGAACCTCTGTGCTCATGCTGAAACCAGAATtgatatgttaaaaattttgatggaCTTGTTGATGTTGGATAAAAAGAATTCTGACACTGATCTGAATGCGACGGAACCCCCTTATCGGCTATATGCTTGCCAGAGCCATGTAATGTACTCGCGCCCTCAATGTTTTGATG GTGTTCCGCCTTTAGTGTCTCGACGAGCTTTGGAGACTCTCACCTACCTGGCCCGTAATCATCCTTTGGTTGCAAAGCTATTACTTGAGTTGAGATTGCCACAATTGATCCTTAAGGAGTCACCGAACTCTGATGATAAACGTGGCAAATCTGTTATGCTTCTTGACGAAGATATGGTAGAAAAGAACCACCCGGAAGGGCAGGCGTCTTTTACGATGCTTCTAGGCCTCTTGAACCAATCACTTTATTTAAGAAGCATAGCTCATCTGGAGCAG TTGCTGAATTTATTGGACGTCATTATTGACAATGCTGAGAGGAAATCAAATTCATCTCGTGACCCAGGGGCATCTGGATCTGAACAACCAACTGGTCCTCTCGTTTCCACATCAGGCTCTGAGATGAAAGTAGTTTCCTCTGCGGCTTCAGGGGAGGGTGTTTTGACCATCAAAGCATCATCGTCCGTTGGAGAACAAAATGCTAGAACTGTTCTGAACAATCTGCCGAAACCAGAACTTCAACTACTATGCTCTCTTCTTGCACGCGAAGG TCTGTCAGATAATGCATATGCTCTCGTGGCAGAGGTATTAAGGAAATTGGTGGCTATTGCTCCTATTCATTGTCATCTTTTTATTGCTGAGCTTGCTGGTTCAGTTCAAAGCCTCACCAAGTCTGCAACAGAAGAGTTGCGAATATTTGGGGATATTGAGAAAGCACTACTTAGTACTAGCACTCATGGGGCTCCAGTTCTCAGGGTGTTGCAAGCATTGAGCTCTTTAGTTGTCTTACTTCTTGATAAGGACAAAAAACAACAGATTCTCCCTGATACGGAGCACACTGCTGCACTTTCACTTGTTTGGGATATCAATGCAGCTCTTGAGCCCTTGTGGCAGGAGTTGAGCAACTGCATAAGCAAAATAGAGAGCTATTCAGACATGGTACCTGATCTTTCATCTTCATCTGTTAAACCATCCAATTCTGTGCCTCAACTTCCTCCAGGTACACAGAATGTCTTGCCATACATAGAATCTTTCTTTGTGACGTGTGAGAAGTTGCATCCTGGTCAGTCAGGTGCAGGGCATGATTTGGGTATTACTGCTGTTTCTGATATTGATGAGGCTGCTGCATCTGCTAGTCAGCAGAAGATGCCGGGACATGCTGTGAAAGTGGATGAGAAAAATGCTGCTTTTGTAAAGTTCTCTGAGAAGCATAGAAAACTTCTCAATGCATTTGTCAGGCAAAATCCAGGATTACTTGAAAAGTCCTTTTCGCTCATGCTGAAGGTTCCTcggtttattgattttgataacAAGCGATCTCACTTCAGAGCCAAGATTAAGCATCAGCATGATCATCATCACAGTCCTCTACGAATATCTGTAAGAAGGGCTTATATTCTTGAAGATTCATACAATCAGCTGCGGATGAGGTCGGCACAAGACTTGAAGGGTAGATTGACTGTTCATTTCCAAGGGGAGGAAGGGATTGATGCTGGTGGTCTTACCAGGGAATGGTATCAGTTGCTTTCCAGAGTAATCTTTGACAAGGGGGCGCTATTGTTCACAACGGTGGGGAATGAATCAACATTTCAGCCGAACCCCAACTCTGTTTATCAAACAGAACATCTTTCATACTTCAAATTTGTTGGACGAGTT GTTGGGAAAGCACTATTTGATGGACAGCTTCTTGATGTTCACTTCACTCGGTCCTTTTACAAGCATATTCTTGGGGTTAAAGTAACATATCATGACATTGAAGCTATTGATCCtgattattttaagaatttaaaatggaTGCTTGAG AATGATATAAGCGATATCTTAGACTTAACATTCAGCATTGATGCTGATGAAGAAAAGCTAATTCTGTATGAACGTGCTCAA GTCACTGACTATGAACTGATCCCTGGTGGAAGAAATATCAGAGTAACTGAAGAAAACAAGCACCAGTATGTTGATTTAGTTGCTGAGCATCGATTAACAACTGCCATCCGTCCTCAGATAAATGCATTTATGGATGGTTTCAATGAGTTGATTCCTCGTGATTTGATATCTATTTTCAATGACAAGGAACTCGAACTCCTGATTAGTGGGTTGCCAGATATTGATT TGGATGATATGAGGGCGAACACAGAGTACTCTGGGTATAGTGCTGCTTCCCCTGCCATTCAGTGGTTCTGGGAGGTTGTTCAAGGATTCAGTAAAGAAGATAAGGCTCGCCTTCTGCAATTTGTGACTGGAACCTCGAAG GTGCCTTTGGAAGGGTTTAGTGCTCTGCAAGGAATTTCAGGATCACAGAAATTCCAGATTCACAAGGCATACGGCAGTCCAGATCACTTGCCTTCAGCACACACATG TTTCAATCAGTTGGATCTCCCAGAATATCCTTCGAAACAGCGTCTGGAGGAGAGACTGCTGCTCGCTATTCATGAAGCCAACGAAGGTTTTGGATTCGGTTGA